A part of Cotesia glomerata isolate CgM1 linkage group LG4, MPM_Cglom_v2.3, whole genome shotgun sequence genomic DNA contains:
- the LOC123263253 gene encoding pro-resilin-like isoform X3, with the protein MNHSWALFAAIACAIVAPALSEAPLGGYLPPSTSYGTPNLGGSTFGGSTSGGTFGGQPASQYGPPSSGGNFGGQTPSSQYGTPNAGGNFGQAPSTQYGTPSAGGNSFGGSTAIASAGATSFSQGGSGGYPSGGSQRPSTQYGPPSSGGNSGLQGGSGGYPSGGSQRPSTQYGPPSSGGNSGLQGGSGGYPSGGPSRPSTQYRTPSGNSGFQGGSGGYPSGGSSRPSTQYGPPSSGGNGGYQGGSQRPSTQYGPPSGGNGGFGGAQRPSTQYGAPTGGNGGFQGGNGGYQGGSQGPSQQYGAPGGGNGGFGGAQRPSGQYGPPSGGNGGFGGAQRPSTQYGPPSGGNGGFQGGNGGHQGGSQGPSQQYGAPGGGNSGFGGAQRPSTQYGPPSGGNGGFGGAQRPSSQYGPPSSGGNNGFGGSQKPSQQYGTPSTGFGGSNNFGGSTGSGSGPSQQYGTPSFGGQTGFGSNGQSGGYQAPSRPSTEYGTPSAGGGQQYASNGGYQY; encoded by the exons atgaaccACAGTTGGGCGCTTTTCGCGGCAATTGCTTGCGCTATTGTCGCGCCTGCTCTTTCCgaag CACCACTTGGCGGCTACTTGCCTCCGTCGACCAGCTACGGAACTCCGAATTTGGGCGGAAGTACCTTTGGAGGATCAACATCTGGTGGAACCTTCGGAGGGCAACCAGCCAGCCAGTACGGACCTCCATCTTCCGGAGGAAACTTTGGAGGACAGACACCTTCAAGCCAGTACGGAACTCCGAACGCTGGTGGAAACTTTGGTCAGGCACCATCGACCCAGTATGGAACTCCATCTGCTGGTGGTAACTCCTTCGGTGGTTCAACTGCGATAGCATCTGCTGGAGCCACCAGTTTCAGTCAAGGTGGAAGCGGTGGATACCCATCAGGTGGTTCCCAAAGACCATCAACCCAATACGGACCACCATCAAGTGGAGGAAACAGTGGGCTCCAGGGTGGTAGCGGTGGATACCCATCAGGTGGTTCCCAAAGACCATCAACCCAATACGGACCACCATCAAGTGGAGGAAACAGTGGGCTCCAGGGTGGTAGCGGTGGATACCCATCGGGTGGACCTTCAAGGCCATCAACTCAGTATAGAACTCCAAGTGGAAACAGTGGGTTCCAGGGTGGAAGTGGTGGATACCCATCGGGTGGTTCTTCAAGACCTTCAACTCAATACGGACCTCCATCATCTGGTGGAAACG GTGGGTACCAAGGTGGTTCCCAAAGACCTTCGACTCAATACGGACCACCATCAGGTGGAAACGGAGGATTTGGTGGCGCTCAGAGGCCTTCAACTCAGTACGGAGCTCCAACAGGTGGAAACGGTGGGTTCCAGGGTGGAAACGGTGGGTACCAAGGTGGTTCTCAAGGACCTTCTCAGCAATACGGAGCACCAGGAGGTGGAAATGGAGGATTTGGTGGTGCCCAAAGACCATCAGGTCAATACGGACCTCCATCAGGTGGAAACGGTGGATTTGGTGGCGCCCAGAGACCTTCAACTCAGTACGGACCTCCGTCAGGTGGAAACGGTGGGTTCCAGGGTGGAAATGGTGGACACCAAGGTGGTTCTCAGGGACCTTCTCAACAGTACGGAGCACCAGGAGGTGGAAACAGTGGATTCGGTGGAGCTCAGCGGCCTTCAACTCAGTACGGACCTCCATCAGGTGGAAACGGAGGATTTGGTGGCGCCCAGAGACCTTCATCTCAATATGGACCTCCGTCTTCTGGCGGTAACAATGGATTTGGTGGATCTCAAAAACCTTCTCAACAATACGGAACTCCGTCAACTGGGTTCGGTGGTTCTAACAACTTTGGCGGTTCCACTGGCTCAGGATCAGGACCATCTCAACAGTATGGAACTCCAAGCTTTGGCGG GCAAACCGGATTCGGAAGCAACGGTCAATCTGGCGGATACCAGGCCCCTTCAAGGCCGTCAACAGAGTACGGAACGCCATCAGCTGGTGGTGGACAGCAATACGCCAGCAATGGGGGTTATCAGTACTAG
- the LOC123263253 gene encoding pro-resilin-like isoform X8: MNHSWALFAAIACAIVAPALSEAPLGGYLPPSTSYGTPNLGGSTFGGSTSGGTFGGQPASQYGPPSSGGNFGGQTPSSQYGTPNAGGNFGQAPSTQYGTPSAGGNSFGGSTAIASAGATSFSQGGSGGYPSGGSSRPSTQYGPPSSGGNGGFQGGSGGYPSGGSQRPSQQYGPPSSGNGGFQGGNGGYQGGSQRPSTQYGPPSGGNGGFGGAQRPSTQYGAPTGGNGGFQGGNGGYQGGSQGPSQQYGAPGGGNGGFGGAQRPSGQYGPPSGGNGGFGGAQRPSTQYGPPSGGNGGFQGGNGGHQGGSQGPSQQYGAPGGGNSGFGGAQRPSTQYGPPSGGNGGFGGAQRPSSQYGPPSSGGNNGFGGSQKPSQQYGTPSTGFGGSNNFGGSTGSGSGPSQQYGTPSFGGQTGFGSNGQSGGYQAPSRPSTEYGTPSAGGGQQYASNGGYQY, translated from the exons atgaaccACAGTTGGGCGCTTTTCGCGGCAATTGCTTGCGCTATTGTCGCGCCTGCTCTTTCCgaag CACCACTTGGCGGCTACTTGCCTCCGTCGACCAGCTACGGAACTCCGAATTTGGGCGGAAGTACCTTTGGAGGATCAACATCTGGTGGAACCTTCGGAGGGCAACCAGCCAGCCAGTACGGACCTCCATCTTCCGGAGGAAACTTTGGAGGACAGACACCTTCAAGCCAGTACGGAACTCCGAACGCTGGTGGAAACTTTGGTCAGGCACCATCGACCCAGTATGGAACTCCATCTGCTGGTGGTAACTCCTTCGGTGGTTCAACTGCGATAGCATCTGCTGGAGCCACCAGTTTCAGTCAAGGTGGAAGCGGTGGATACCCATCAGGTG GTTCTTCAAGACCTTCAACTCAATACGGACCTCCATCATCTGGTGGAAACGGTGGGTTCCAGGGTGGAAGCGGTGGATACCCATCAGGTGGTTCCCAAAGACCTTCTCAACAATACGGACCTCCATCAAGTGGAAACGGTGGGTTCCAGGGTGGTAATGGTGGGTACCAAGGTGGTTCCCAAAGACCTTCGACTCAATACGGACCACCATCAGGTGGAAACGGAGGATTTGGTGGCGCTCAGAGGCCTTCAACTCAGTACGGAGCTCCAACAGGTGGAAACGGTGGGTTCCAGGGTGGAAACGGTGGGTACCAAGGTGGTTCTCAAGGACCTTCTCAGCAATACGGAGCACCAGGAGGTGGAAATGGAGGATTTGGTGGTGCCCAAAGACCATCAGGTCAATACGGACCTCCATCAGGTGGAAACGGTGGATTTGGTGGCGCCCAGAGACCTTCAACTCAGTACGGACCTCCGTCAGGTGGAAACGGTGGGTTCCAGGGTGGAAATGGTGGACACCAAGGTGGTTCTCAGGGACCTTCTCAACAGTACGGAGCACCAGGAGGTGGAAACAGTGGATTCGGTGGAGCTCAGCGGCCTTCAACTCAGTACGGACCTCCATCAGGTGGAAACGGAGGATTTGGTGGCGCCCAGAGACCTTCATCTCAATATGGACCTCCGTCTTCTGGCGGTAACAATGGATTTGGTGGATCTCAAAAACCTTCTCAACAATACGGAACTCCGTCAACTGGGTTCGGTGGTTCTAACAACTTTGGCGGTTCCACTGGCTCAGGATCAGGACCATCTCAACAGTATGGAACTCCAAGCTTTGGCGG GCAAACCGGATTCGGAAGCAACGGTCAATCTGGCGGATACCAGGCCCCTTCAAGGCCGTCAACAGAGTACGGAACGCCATCAGCTGGTGGTGGACAGCAATACGCCAGCAATGGGGGTTATCAGTACTAG
- the LOC123263253 gene encoding pro-resilin-like isoform X7 — protein sequence MNHSWALFAAIACAIVAPALSEAPLGGYLPPSTSYGTPNLGGSTFGGSTSGGTFGGQPASQYGPPSSGGNFGGQTPSSQYGTPNAGGNFGQAPSTQYGTPSAGGNSFGGSTAIASAGATSFSQGGSGGYPSGGSQRPSTQYGPPSSGGNSGLQGGSGGYPSGGSQRPSTQYGPPSSGGNSGLQGGSGGYPSGGPSRPSTQYRTPSGNSGFQGGSGGYPSGGSSRPSTQYGPPSSGGNGGFQGGSGGYPSGGSQRPSQQYGPPSSGNGGFQGGNGGYQGGSQRPSTQYGPPSGGNGGFGGAQRPSTQYGAPTGGNGGFGGAQRPSTQYGPPSGGNSGFGGAQRPSTQYGPPSGGNGGFGGAQRPSSQYGPPSSGGNNGFGGSQKPSQQYGTPSTGFGGSNNFGGSTGSGSGPSQQYGTPSFGGQTGFGSNGQSGGYQAPSRPSTEYGTPSAGGGQQYASNGGYQY from the exons atgaaccACAGTTGGGCGCTTTTCGCGGCAATTGCTTGCGCTATTGTCGCGCCTGCTCTTTCCgaag CACCACTTGGCGGCTACTTGCCTCCGTCGACCAGCTACGGAACTCCGAATTTGGGCGGAAGTACCTTTGGAGGATCAACATCTGGTGGAACCTTCGGAGGGCAACCAGCCAGCCAGTACGGACCTCCATCTTCCGGAGGAAACTTTGGAGGACAGACACCTTCAAGCCAGTACGGAACTCCGAACGCTGGTGGAAACTTTGGTCAGGCACCATCGACCCAGTATGGAACTCCATCTGCTGGTGGTAACTCCTTCGGTGGTTCAACTGCGATAGCATCTGCTGGAGCCACCAGTTTCAGTCAAGGTGGAAGCGGTGGATACCCATCAGGTGGTTCCCAAAGACCATCAACCCAATACGGACCACCATCAAGTGGAGGAAACAGTGGGCTCCAGGGTGGTAGCGGTGGATACCCATCAGGTGGTTCCCAAAGACCATCAACCCAATACGGACCACCATCAAGTGGAGGAAACAGTGGGCTCCAGGGTGGTAGCGGTGGATACCCATCGGGTGGACCTTCAAGGCCATCAACTCAGTATAGAACTCCAAGTGGAAACAGTGGGTTCCAGGGTGGAAGTGGTGGATACCCATCGGGTGGTTCTTCAAGACCTTCAACTCAATACGGACCTCCATCATCTGGTGGAAACGGTGGGTTCCAGGGTGGAAGCGGTGGATACCCATCAGGTGGTTCCCAAAGACCTTCTCAACAATACGGACCTCCATCAAGTGGAAACGGTGGGTTCCAGGGTGGTAATGGTGGGTACCAAGGTGGTTCCCAAAGACCTTCGACTCAATACGGACCACCATCAGGTGGAAACGGAGGATTTGGTGGCGCTCAGAGGCCTTCAACTCAGTACGGAGCTCCAACAG GTGGAAACGGTGGATTTGGTGGCGCCCAGAGACCTTCAACTCAGTACGGACCTCCGTCAG GTGGAAACAGTGGATTCGGTGGAGCTCAGCGGCCTTCAACTCAGTACGGACCTCCATCAGGTGGAAACGGAGGATTTGGTGGCGCCCAGAGACCTTCATCTCAATATGGACCTCCGTCTTCTGGCGGTAACAATGGATTTGGTGGATCTCAAAAACCTTCTCAACAATACGGAACTCCGTCAACTGGGTTCGGTGGTTCTAACAACTTTGGCGGTTCCACTGGCTCAGGATCAGGACCATCTCAACAGTATGGAACTCCAAGCTTTGGCGG GCAAACCGGATTCGGAAGCAACGGTCAATCTGGCGGATACCAGGCCCCTTCAAGGCCGTCAACAGAGTACGGAACGCCATCAGCTGGTGGTGGACAGCAATACGCCAGCAATGGGGGTTATCAGTACTAG
- the LOC123263253 gene encoding pro-resilin-like isoform X2, with protein sequence MNHSWALFAAIACAIVAPALSEAPLGGYLPPSTSYGTPNLGGSTFGGSTSGGTFGGQPASQYGPPSSGGNFGGQTPSSQYGTPNAGGNFGQAPSTQYGTPSAGGNSFGGSTAIASAGATSFSQGGSGGYPSGGSQRPSTQYGPPSSGGNSGLQGGSGGYPSGGSQRPSTQYGPPSSGGNSGLQGGSGGYPSGGPSRPSTQYRTPSGNSGFQGGSGGYPSGGSSRPSTQYGPPSSGGNGGFQGGSGGYPSGGSQRPSQQYGPPSSGNGGFQGGNGGYQGGSQRPSTQYGPPSGGNGGFGGAQRPSTQYGAPTGGNGGFQGGNGGYQGGSQGPSQQYGAPGGGNGGFGGAQRPSGQYGPPSGGNGGFGGAQRPSTQYGPPSGGNSGFGGAQRPSTQYGPPSGGNGGFGGAQRPSSQYGPPSSGGNNGFGGSQKPSQQYGTPSTGFGGSNNFGGSTGSGSGPSQQYGTPSFGGQTGFGSNGQSGGYQAPSRPSTEYGTPSAGGGQQYASNGGYQY encoded by the exons atgaaccACAGTTGGGCGCTTTTCGCGGCAATTGCTTGCGCTATTGTCGCGCCTGCTCTTTCCgaag CACCACTTGGCGGCTACTTGCCTCCGTCGACCAGCTACGGAACTCCGAATTTGGGCGGAAGTACCTTTGGAGGATCAACATCTGGTGGAACCTTCGGAGGGCAACCAGCCAGCCAGTACGGACCTCCATCTTCCGGAGGAAACTTTGGAGGACAGACACCTTCAAGCCAGTACGGAACTCCGAACGCTGGTGGAAACTTTGGTCAGGCACCATCGACCCAGTATGGAACTCCATCTGCTGGTGGTAACTCCTTCGGTGGTTCAACTGCGATAGCATCTGCTGGAGCCACCAGTTTCAGTCAAGGTGGAAGCGGTGGATACCCATCAGGTGGTTCCCAAAGACCATCAACCCAATACGGACCACCATCAAGTGGAGGAAACAGTGGGCTCCAGGGTGGTAGCGGTGGATACCCATCAGGTGGTTCCCAAAGACCATCAACCCAATACGGACCACCATCAAGTGGAGGAAACAGTGGGCTCCAGGGTGGTAGCGGTGGATACCCATCGGGTGGACCTTCAAGGCCATCAACTCAGTATAGAACTCCAAGTGGAAACAGTGGGTTCCAGGGTGGAAGTGGTGGATACCCATCGGGTGGTTCTTCAAGACCTTCAACTCAATACGGACCTCCATCATCTGGTGGAAACGGTGGGTTCCAGGGTGGAAGCGGTGGATACCCATCAGGTGGTTCCCAAAGACCTTCTCAACAATACGGACCTCCATCAAGTGGAAACGGTGGGTTCCAGGGTGGTAATGGTGGGTACCAAGGTGGTTCCCAAAGACCTTCGACTCAATACGGACCACCATCAGGTGGAAACGGAGGATTTGGTGGCGCTCAGAGGCCTTCAACTCAGTACGGAGCTCCAACAGGTGGAAACGGTGGGTTCCAGGGTGGAAACGGTGGGTACCAAGGTGGTTCTCAAGGACCTTCTCAGCAATACGGAGCACCAGGAGGTGGAAATGGAGGATTTGGTGGTGCCCAAAGACCATCAGGTCAATACGGACCTCCATCAGGTGGAAACGGTGGATTTGGTGGCGCCCAGAGACCTTCAACTCAGTACGGACCTCCGTCAG GTGGAAACAGTGGATTCGGTGGAGCTCAGCGGCCTTCAACTCAGTACGGACCTCCATCAGGTGGAAACGGAGGATTTGGTGGCGCCCAGAGACCTTCATCTCAATATGGACCTCCGTCTTCTGGCGGTAACAATGGATTTGGTGGATCTCAAAAACCTTCTCAACAATACGGAACTCCGTCAACTGGGTTCGGTGGTTCTAACAACTTTGGCGGTTCCACTGGCTCAGGATCAGGACCATCTCAACAGTATGGAACTCCAAGCTTTGGCGG GCAAACCGGATTCGGAAGCAACGGTCAATCTGGCGGATACCAGGCCCCTTCAAGGCCGTCAACAGAGTACGGAACGCCATCAGCTGGTGGTGGACAGCAATACGCCAGCAATGGGGGTTATCAGTACTAG
- the LOC123263253 gene encoding pro-resilin-like isoform X9, whose translation MNHSWALFAAIACAIVAPALSEAPLGGYLPPSTSYGTPNLGGSTFGGSTSGGTFGGQPASQYGPPSSGGNFGGQTPSSQYGTPNAGGNFGQAPSTQYGTPSAGGNSFGGSTAIASAGATSFSQGGSGGYPSGGSQRPSTQYGPPSSGGNSGLQGGSGGYPSGGSQRPSTQYGPPSSGGNSGLQGGSGGYPSGGPSRPSTQYRTPSGNSGFQGGSGGYPSGGSSRPSTQYGPPSSGGNGGFQGGSGGYPSGGSQRPSQQYGPPSSGNGGFQGGNGGYQGGSQRPSTQYGPPSGGNGGFGGAQRPSTQYGAPTGGNSGFGGAQRPSTQYGPPSGGNGGFGGAQRPSSQYGPPSSGGNNGFGGSQKPSQQYGTPSTGFGGSNNFGGSTGSGSGPSQQYGTPSFGGQTGFGSNGQSGGYQAPSRPSTEYGTPSAGGGQQYASNGGYQY comes from the exons atgaaccACAGTTGGGCGCTTTTCGCGGCAATTGCTTGCGCTATTGTCGCGCCTGCTCTTTCCgaag CACCACTTGGCGGCTACTTGCCTCCGTCGACCAGCTACGGAACTCCGAATTTGGGCGGAAGTACCTTTGGAGGATCAACATCTGGTGGAACCTTCGGAGGGCAACCAGCCAGCCAGTACGGACCTCCATCTTCCGGAGGAAACTTTGGAGGACAGACACCTTCAAGCCAGTACGGAACTCCGAACGCTGGTGGAAACTTTGGTCAGGCACCATCGACCCAGTATGGAACTCCATCTGCTGGTGGTAACTCCTTCGGTGGTTCAACTGCGATAGCATCTGCTGGAGCCACCAGTTTCAGTCAAGGTGGAAGCGGTGGATACCCATCAGGTGGTTCCCAAAGACCATCAACCCAATACGGACCACCATCAAGTGGAGGAAACAGTGGGCTCCAGGGTGGTAGCGGTGGATACCCATCAGGTGGTTCCCAAAGACCATCAACCCAATACGGACCACCATCAAGTGGAGGAAACAGTGGGCTCCAGGGTGGTAGCGGTGGATACCCATCGGGTGGACCTTCAAGGCCATCAACTCAGTATAGAACTCCAAGTGGAAACAGTGGGTTCCAGGGTGGAAGTGGTGGATACCCATCGGGTGGTTCTTCAAGACCTTCAACTCAATACGGACCTCCATCATCTGGTGGAAACGGTGGGTTCCAGGGTGGAAGCGGTGGATACCCATCAGGTGGTTCCCAAAGACCTTCTCAACAATACGGACCTCCATCAAGTGGAAACGGTGGGTTCCAGGGTGGTAATGGTGGGTACCAAGGTGGTTCCCAAAGACCTTCGACTCAATACGGACCACCATCAGGTGGAAACGGAGGATTTGGTGGCGCTCAGAGGCCTTCAACTCAGTACGGAGCTCCAACAG GTGGAAACAGTGGATTCGGTGGAGCTCAGCGGCCTTCAACTCAGTACGGACCTCCATCAGGTGGAAACGGAGGATTTGGTGGCGCCCAGAGACCTTCATCTCAATATGGACCTCCGTCTTCTGGCGGTAACAATGGATTTGGTGGATCTCAAAAACCTTCTCAACAATACGGAACTCCGTCAACTGGGTTCGGTGGTTCTAACAACTTTGGCGGTTCCACTGGCTCAGGATCAGGACCATCTCAACAGTATGGAACTCCAAGCTTTGGCGG GCAAACCGGATTCGGAAGCAACGGTCAATCTGGCGGATACCAGGCCCCTTCAAGGCCGTCAACAGAGTACGGAACGCCATCAGCTGGTGGTGGACAGCAATACGCCAGCAATGGGGGTTATCAGTACTAG
- the LOC123263253 gene encoding pro-resilin-like isoform X5 has protein sequence MNHSWALFAAIACAIVAPALSEAPLGGYLPPSTSYGTPNLGGSTFGGSTSGGTFGGQPASQYGPPSSGGNFGGQTPSSQYGTPNAGGNFGQAPSTQYGTPSAGGNSFGGSTAIASAGATSFSQGGSGGYPSGGSQRPSTQYGPPSSGGNSGLQGGSGGYPSGGSQRPSTQYGPPSSGGNSGLQGGSGGYPSGGPSRPSTQYRTPSGNSGFQGGSGGYPSGGSSRPSTQYGPPSSGGNGGFQGGSGGYPSGGSQRPSQQYGPPSSGNGGFQGGNGGYQGGSQRPSTQYGPPSGGNGGFGGAQRPSTQYGAPTGGNGGFQGGNGGYQGGSQGPSQQYGAPGGGNSGFGGAQRPSTQYGPPSGGNGGFGGAQRPSSQYGPPSSGGNNGFGGSQKPSQQYGTPSTGFGGSNNFGGSTGSGSGPSQQYGTPSFGGQTGFGSNGQSGGYQAPSRPSTEYGTPSAGGGQQYASNGGYQY, from the exons atgaaccACAGTTGGGCGCTTTTCGCGGCAATTGCTTGCGCTATTGTCGCGCCTGCTCTTTCCgaag CACCACTTGGCGGCTACTTGCCTCCGTCGACCAGCTACGGAACTCCGAATTTGGGCGGAAGTACCTTTGGAGGATCAACATCTGGTGGAACCTTCGGAGGGCAACCAGCCAGCCAGTACGGACCTCCATCTTCCGGAGGAAACTTTGGAGGACAGACACCTTCAAGCCAGTACGGAACTCCGAACGCTGGTGGAAACTTTGGTCAGGCACCATCGACCCAGTATGGAACTCCATCTGCTGGTGGTAACTCCTTCGGTGGTTCAACTGCGATAGCATCTGCTGGAGCCACCAGTTTCAGTCAAGGTGGAAGCGGTGGATACCCATCAGGTGGTTCCCAAAGACCATCAACCCAATACGGACCACCATCAAGTGGAGGAAACAGTGGGCTCCAGGGTGGTAGCGGTGGATACCCATCAGGTGGTTCCCAAAGACCATCAACCCAATACGGACCACCATCAAGTGGAGGAAACAGTGGGCTCCAGGGTGGTAGCGGTGGATACCCATCGGGTGGACCTTCAAGGCCATCAACTCAGTATAGAACTCCAAGTGGAAACAGTGGGTTCCAGGGTGGAAGTGGTGGATACCCATCGGGTGGTTCTTCAAGACCTTCAACTCAATACGGACCTCCATCATCTGGTGGAAACGGTGGGTTCCAGGGTGGAAGCGGTGGATACCCATCAGGTGGTTCCCAAAGACCTTCTCAACAATACGGACCTCCATCAAGTGGAAACGGTGGGTTCCAGGGTGGTAATGGTGGGTACCAAGGTGGTTCCCAAAGACCTTCGACTCAATACGGACCACCATCAGGTGGAAACGGAGGATTTGGTGGCGCTCAGAGGCCTTCAACTCAGTACGGAGCTCCAACAGGTGGAAACGGTGGGTTCCAGGGTGGAAACGGTGGGTACCAAGGTGGTTCTCAAGGACCTTCTCAGCAATACGGAGCACCAGGAG GTGGAAACAGTGGATTCGGTGGAGCTCAGCGGCCTTCAACTCAGTACGGACCTCCATCAGGTGGAAACGGAGGATTTGGTGGCGCCCAGAGACCTTCATCTCAATATGGACCTCCGTCTTCTGGCGGTAACAATGGATTTGGTGGATCTCAAAAACCTTCTCAACAATACGGAACTCCGTCAACTGGGTTCGGTGGTTCTAACAACTTTGGCGGTTCCACTGGCTCAGGATCAGGACCATCTCAACAGTATGGAACTCCAAGCTTTGGCGG GCAAACCGGATTCGGAAGCAACGGTCAATCTGGCGGATACCAGGCCCCTTCAAGGCCGTCAACAGAGTACGGAACGCCATCAGCTGGTGGTGGACAGCAATACGCCAGCAATGGGGGTTATCAGTACTAG
- the LOC123263253 gene encoding pro-resilin-like isoform X6, whose translation MNHSWALFAAIACAIVAPALSEAPLGGYLPPSTSYGTPNLGGSTFGGSTSGGTFGGQPASQYGPPSSGGNFGGQTPSSQYGTPNAGGNFGQAPSTQYGTPSAGGNSFGGSTAIASAGATSFSQGGSGGYPSGGSQRPSTQYGPPSSGGNSGLQGGSGGYPSGGSQRPSTQYGPPSSGGNSGLQGGSGGYPSGGPSRPSTQYRTPSGNSGFQGGSGGYPSGGSSRPSTQYGPPSSGGNGGFQGGSGGYPSGGSQRPSQQYGPPSSGNGGFQGGNGGYQGGSQRPSTQYGPPSGGNGGFGGAQRPSTQYGAPTGGNGGFQGGNGGYQGGSQGPSQQYGAPGGGNSGFGGAQRPSTQYGPPSGGNGGFGGAQRPSSQYGPPSSGGNNGFGGSQKPSQQYGTPSTGFGGSNNFGGSTGSGSGPSQQYGTPSFGGQTGFGSNGQSGGYQAPSRPSTEYGTPSAGGGQQYASNGGYQY comes from the exons atgaaccACAGTTGGGCGCTTTTCGCGGCAATTGCTTGCGCTATTGTCGCGCCTGCTCTTTCCgaag CACCACTTGGCGGCTACTTGCCTCCGTCGACCAGCTACGGAACTCCGAATTTGGGCGGAAGTACCTTTGGAGGATCAACATCTGGTGGAACCTTCGGAGGGCAACCAGCCAGCCAGTACGGACCTCCATCTTCCGGAGGAAACTTTGGAGGACAGACACCTTCAAGCCAGTACGGAACTCCGAACGCTGGTGGAAACTTTGGTCAGGCACCATCGACCCAGTATGGAACTCCATCTGCTGGTGGTAACTCCTTCGGTGGTTCAACTGCGATAGCATCTGCTGGAGCCACCAGTTTCAGTCAAGGTGGAAGCGGTGGATACCCATCAGGTGGTTCCCAAAGACCATCAACCCAATACGGACCACCATCAAGTGGAGGAAACAGTGGGCTCCAGGGTGGTAGCGGTGGATACCCATCAGGTGGTTCCCAAAGACCATCAACCCAATACGGACCACCATCAAGTGGAGGAAACAGTGGGCTCCAGGGTGGTAGCGGTGGATACCCATCGGGTGGACCTTCAAGGCCATCAACTCAGTATAGAACTCCAAGTGGAAACAGTGGGTTCCAGGGTGGAAGTGGTGGATACCCATCGGGTGGTTCTTCAAGACCTTCAACTCAATACGGACCTCCATCATCTGGTGGAAACGGTGGGTTCCAGGGTGGAAGCGGTGGATACCCATCAGGTGGTTCCCAAAGACCTTCTCAACAATACGGACCTCCATCAAGTGGAAACGGTGGGTTCCAGGGTGGTAATGGTGGGTACCAAGGTGGTTCCCAAAGACCTTCGACTCAATACGGACCACCATCAGGTGGAAACGGAGGATTTGGTGGCGCTCAGAGGCCTTCAACTCAGTACGGAGCTCCAACAGGTGGAAACGGTGGGTTCCAGGGTGGAAACGGTGGGTACCAAG GTGGTTCTCAGGGACCTTCTCAACAGTACGGAGCACCAGGAGGTGGAAACAGTGGATTCGGTGGAGCTCAGCGGCCTTCAACTCAGTACGGACCTCCATCAGGTGGAAACGGAGGATTTGGTGGCGCCCAGAGACCTTCATCTCAATATGGACCTCCGTCTTCTGGCGGTAACAATGGATTTGGTGGATCTCAAAAACCTTCTCAACAATACGGAACTCCGTCAACTGGGTTCGGTGGTTCTAACAACTTTGGCGGTTCCACTGGCTCAGGATCAGGACCATCTCAACAGTATGGAACTCCAAGCTTTGGCGG GCAAACCGGATTCGGAAGCAACGGTCAATCTGGCGGATACCAGGCCCCTTCAAGGCCGTCAACAGAGTACGGAACGCCATCAGCTGGTGGTGGACAGCAATACGCCAGCAATGGGGGTTATCAGTACTAG